gctgaaagaaaaactgctcAGATTTGCATCTTTTTCTTCCTGATTATTATTTAGTTCAGAAATAAATCTGTAGATTAATTATTCTATAAGTTGCTCaccaactgaaactgaaaatatgTAAATGCACATTATGTGTAGTTTGAAATctttcaaaacagctttaaagtCTGAAGCGAGAATTAAAAACGGTTGCTTCTtgttactgctttttatagcacAAACGGAGCATTGTGAGGCAGCTTTAGTATTTAGGCTGCTAAGCTAAATCACATCTGACACCACAGAGTTATTTTTGCTTCGtggctttcatttttttctatttttacgtatttatttattttgtttttgattcGGTTTCCAGGATGGATTTTCAattttctgtttagttttagttaacttttttaaaattttttcttttcaggtaTAATGAGTGATATTTCTCAGGGGGAAAAATCAGTCAAACAGTTTCATTAACCACATACTCCAagtctcttttattttatttcagttgttttttgtcAGTACAAAAAAGGGTTCcagttcttctttttaaaattattttcttaCAGCTTCCTAACTTTTACTTTTAATGAACTAGAATAACTTTAACTGGTAAACATTAAAGAAATAACtcagaaaaaggcaaaaatgttgattatttttttcttaaaatgaatgaatcttAATTTGAATTCCAGTTCTTAAGTAAAGCTCAAACTAAAAAACTTGTAAGTAGCAACGTCTCGTTCCACAGAAGCTTTCCTAATTTTCCCGAACTtgtttttgactccttttgccgatgattttgattcatttttgatTAGAACAAGCCGAGAGCTTGTTGGAAATGCTGAATTATTACGCTGCTCCTTTTAGCGCCACACTCCGCGACACAGTGAACCTGCAGCGAAACACGGAGTTGGCTGTATCTCGGTCAGGATGCGATACATTTTTCATGTGTGACTCCTTTACCGAGGTGTCTCTCTATGAGCTGTGACCCCGTGACCCCTATGTTCCCTCCAATCAACCTCCCCGTAGCCATTCCCAAGTTTTCAGCGTACTGTACATTAAAGCTGTGCTCCATTAATTAAATATGGCAGACAAGGACAGACAGAGTTCACCAAGCTTTTGCTGTTTGGCTGCGGTTAACACGATGTCTTGTGTGATGAAAGTGAACGATTACGAGAGCGGTTTTGTTCTTTAAGCTTcacattttcactttatttttccCTTTGGATTCTACTTTCCAGTGTTTCAGTTGAGATTCTGCATTTCAAACCTCTTAGGGCCACAAAGTGGGCAAAATAATGGTCAAAGCTGcagacaaagacaacagagtTGATCCATTTGCTGTTGCCTTGATTTTAAAGTATCTGTTTGTTCTTCATGGAGTCCTGAGGCTATGACTGGTTTACTGTTGCAGTGCACTTGAGGTCACAAAGTGTCCTCAGTCTTGGGGAGCTTTTTAGCTTTGGCATGAAGTGACTCAGTGTGATGATTCTGCAGACGTTCCAGTGCTGAAATGAAGAAAAGGTGCAATAAAATCAGGGCTTTCACGACTGTGATTGAGTCTTAGTAAAATGATCTCTCTGTTCTTCTCGTAACACTTTTACCGACTCCACCGCTGACAGAGTGTGTTTGCCTTCACAGGTGAAGGTGTGGTTCCAGAACCGCAGAACCAAACAGAAGAAGGACACCACCAAGGATTCAGACAAGCGCTCCTCCTCCACGTCTGAGTCTTTGGCCACCTGCAACATCCTGCGCCTCCTAGAGCAGGGGCGCCTCCTGTCGGGCCCcgcccccccaccacctaactCTCTCCTGGGGCCTCCATCTCATCCGGCAAATGGCTCCCTGCTGAGCAGCCCGGGTGGAGGCTCTTCCACCTCTCCAGGGATCAGCAGCAGCACCCCTCCCAGCTCCCTACCAGGAGGGACGTTCGGGCTTTCTCTGCCCTCGCTGGGGGGCACCCCGCCCTCCCCGCGGCTGGGTGTCCCGCCACCTCACCCCCTCTGCTTCTCCATGCCGCTGCTGGGGAGCGCTCACCACGAACTGTCGTCCTCCTACGGCTGCGGCTCTTCAGCGTTTGAGCCGTACATGCGGCTGGACAGGAAGGAGGCAGACCTGGGTGGGAAGAAGACAGTTTCTTAAGTGTAACGTCCCTCTTTCAGGGGACGACAGCGGGAGCAGCGCTCGTCTTTGGAAGAGTTTTTCTCCTCAGTCTCTCTCCCCGCCACCTGTTTGACTCTTGAGTGGCTGCAGCAAGGCAAAGAAAGCAGCCCGGTTCATAGaagtgtgaaaaaaagaaaagagaggaagTCGCTTTCTTACAGCACCATTTTGTGCCACTGCACTGTTTGGCACACTGACACAAAATGGTGAAAAGGACTTGATGTGGTAGGAAGTGATGATTTCACCCtcccacataaaaaaaacaaacaaacttgtggatttttgaaaaaaaaaaaaaaatgccatgtGTGTATGTTGCGTGAACTCCGACAGGCAGATGTTTTTATCGCCACTCTCTTTGCAGTGGTTTTAAGCGACTCTTCACTTTTTGtccagtgagtgtgtgtgtgtgtgatttttctcTCTATACAGGCCTTCATTTACTGttcaggattaaaaaaaaaaaaacaaaacaaaaaatgagaaGAGCGGTATTTCAAAGAGAGCTTTATGTACACATTTCTATTCCTGTACACGTGGCCATGTTTGATTTTAGTTGATGTGTTTTCAcgataataataagaataagaaaaaaaaaaaagaactgtagcattttaatatcagtctgtTTGGTGTCCAGCTGTAGTTTTTGTAAAAGTTTCTTtggttgtgtttgtgtatgaaaCATAATGTGGTAGGATCTGGACAAATGGTGCAAAAATCACATATCTAGATCTAACAGTTTAACATGAAAAGAAAGCTGAAAAGAAGGCTGGTTAGTGTCTGCCAAAGCGTTTACGGATAAAGCTTCGAGAGGCGCCTCACGTGCGTTCTCCGGTCGGTGAAGTAAGTCAAGGTCGGGCTGAGAGAGATGACCTTTGAACCCAGGCCAGCGGTCTCAGTTTGACCTTTGTAATCTCGTCTTCAAGACGCTGAGACCGAGAAAGTTTTCAGAGGCATAAAGAATGAGCACCGACTCTCAGTGCAGAGATCTCTGCACTTAAGATGCATCTCCATCGTTAAGTCATCACACAGTAAAATTAATCAACAGTTTTGATAATAACTTGTTTATCATCGCTTTtcaagcaaaagaaaagaaaacaaacaaacctgtaACTTTTTCTGGTTTCAGCTTTTCAAACGAGATGATTTATAGCTTTGATGATACAACGACCACAGCGCTAACCTTTCATATactatgaaaaaaacatttgtcaGATTAACTGATGAGGAAAAAAGTTAGCTGCAGCTGTAGTTTGGATTAAAAAACTGATGAATATGCAGATTTTTGGTACCGGAAACTTGCTGGTTTTTGCTGGAGGTCTGCTTTGGTCGCACCGAGGTAAACGGTCCATTTAGAGGATAAAAGAAGGTCTCTGTTTGCAGAACCATTGGCTATGTAGTGATGATTCCTTAGCTTTTATTAACTTCttttaatttatctgctgtgatgaatggatgaatgatggATGAAGTCTTAACCCGGATATCCGCTCGAAACACCCCAAACACCTGGCCGTTCCTACAGCTGGATTTCCTGACAGCTGTAGGATTTGCTGTTTCATAACCCATATTgtaatttttctattttttcaggtttgtttatttaattattatcttTGAACTGTTACAACAACATGAAAGCTACCTAAGTACTGTTTTACCGGGTCATCACATCCGTAATCTTAATCTCTTTGAACATTTTCAGGATACAGTAAGCCGCAGCGTTACATGAGAAAATCTGAGGCTGTTGATTTTCCTTTAGCCGCCCTGTTTTGCCCTCCCGTTACACTTTACCTCAGCCTGTCTGCGTTCACCCCTCATtgaaagcactttatgtttttacGGCATCATCCTATATGTCCTCCACTTTCACCCCCTCACCCTCCTGGGAAGTTTATTTTCTTAGGAAGGTGATTTTCAGAATTAAAGCCAGGAAAAAATACATCCTCAGTTATTTCCCCTCCTGAAATAATCTGCAGCTTTCTTTCAGCTGCATTCTTTAATTGATTGATTTGAAGCTAAATTGACCTCTGTGTGTTAGAACTGAGAGAGCGTTTGTCTGATTCATTCAGGGCTGAATGAGAAGGAAGGAACTGGCTGAATGacctgtatttttcatttttctcttccCCATGAGATGCCATTTGTCCAGGTTTCCTTGTTGTCCAAAGCAAATCAGAATCAACCGCGAGAGCCTGCTATTCGAAACAGTTTGCCCTCAATTTGTGCGTGTCAGATGAGTTATTGCCCCCTTTTCACTCCCGTCTCTCGTCTGTTTTCCCATGTAtctattcatttctaaatttcaCCTCACTGTGAGTTTTATTTcctgctctctttctcttacaCTCACTGAAGATGGCCTGACATGtgctaaaaaaaaggaaaaaggacaCTGCCATgacatcaatttaaaaaaaaaaaaaaagagtgcttGTAAGTAAAGGCCGGGCTACGTTTAAAACAGCCGGGCATGTTTCTGGCTGCAGATACATTTCTTGCAGAGTGCTGGAAAGATTCTGACCTTCAGCTCACCGGGCCTTTTTGCACCCGTGTACCAGCAGCCAGTAGCTggtgatttgttgttgttgctgtgtttagAGCCCAGCagtgctgcaaaaaaaaaaaaaagaaagaaaaaaaaaaaggaaaaaaaatccccctgTTATCTACTCGTAGGTCTTTGCAGCAGTGCACCTGTGATGTTGTTGAACACTGTATTATTTTCTATAAGCACCATCCATAATTCACATGCTCTGGCATCAAATATTGAGCAGAGAGATGGAGCTGAGAGGTCAGGAGGCTTGCTTCTCGTGTAGGGCCGATGTAGTCTTTTCGCTTATTTGTCTTTTACTCGCAGCCAGGTTGTTTCATTCCtctgctgtcttttttttttttgctggacattaaaaaaaagtgtttctacTGTTTTACATTAAGCTGCATAAGACAGAAGACACTGAACTTCTTAGCTCATTTCCCATCCAATGTGAGATGACAGAaaatgttcagtggttgcaaaAGAAATCTCAAACTCCATATTTTCCCTCAACTTTCGGCCACTGAATGCTTTCTGGACTTACTGTAATGCGTCCTCAGCTCATTAGATGCAGGCTTCAGGTTGAGGGGGGACAGCCGGAGAAGTGAGACGGCCCTTCTTCTCCCTCACAGAAGGAAACGGTGTAAAGCTTTGCATCAGTTCAACAAAGCCTTCGTCTTAGTTTCTTTTTCTCGTTCCAGCTGAAGTGTGGAAGTGTTGCTTTTGTTGCGTGTGTGACATCTTGCACTTGTTTAAGCGAGACCACCATTTCAGGAACATTGCGGGGCCTCCTCGCGGCTCTCGTCCGTTGAGATTGTGAGAAAAATGTTCCGTTTATTTTGAAGACAACAAACTGATTCTGCTTGGTTTACTCTTTGGTTTATGCACAGCCTAGGTCCTGCAGAGGCCCTAACTTCTTTTCTTTGAGCAGTACTTTAATGTCAAGCTAATGGCACCAGCTACTTCTTATGATGAACAAACTGTATGTACATAGATataaatttatatataaatatatataaatgggTCTTTGCACAAGTTATCTCCATGTCTGCTCCGTGtgattttaacaggaaaaacaaaatgtgaaagaaagttcggaaaaaaaagactttatatATGCTTTACAATTCTTTGTCTCATTAACATTTTGCACTTATTTAAAGAGGCTTACTTTCTGTTTCTGGGCTGACAGAGCAGTTTTCACGCTCTGCCAAGATATTGTacaatatgtatatgtatttttattcatatgcATATAAATATATGTCTATGTAATTTGCCTCCtgtgttctgttttatttctcaTTCTCTGACCTGCCTCAGGGCCAAAAATCCAACTTTAAAGAgtgaaaattacaaaaaaaaaaaaaagaatgaatcaatgccccccaccccccaaaaataaGTTATTTCACAGTTTGTTGTGAGTGACAGTATTTGTAATCCACAGTCCTTGCAGAGGCTTATTTCGTTTGTCTTTGTCAGTCAACAAACATGACCAACATCTGCATGCTTGAGCTTCCTCCATCCACTCCAAGCATTTTGAAAGTGCCTTAGCTTGCTTACAGCTTTATTAAAAACCTTGGCCTCTCCCTATCCGCTTGGCAAATCAAAGCAGTGGACGgctcatttcttcttttttttccaggccTTTCTGTGGAGGTGCTGCCTTTTAAATTCCTTACACtttaattatgttttggtttGCATGGTGGCGCACAAAGCCTGAATTGGCACGTCCTTGGGACATTAATTGGATGAGAATATACTTCACGAAATGTGAAATGACTCATGTGATTCTGTCTGTACGAAATAATAATCTGATGTTTTTAAttgcaaaaatatttattatagtGGAGAAGGTCAAATTAGAGGAAGAATTGGAAGTGCGCTGGTGACACCTTATAAACTGATCGGTCTGTTTCCCCCAAACAAACCTCGGATTTAAATGCAAAGAGGAGCGCTTTAAAAGATTCTCTGCAGTGAGGTTCAGTTTTGGCATTATTGCTCTTGTTGTTAGAGCCAGTGTAAACCTGTTCTAATGGCAAGCCTTAACAACCAGCATATATTAATAAAGGAAAAGGCAAGAAATAAATATCATAGAATAATTCAATGTGTAAGGTTTATTTTATCCCCTTTTCTACCCGCAAAAACTAGACTTACAGCTACTTTTTCACCCACCTGTAACCCGTTTTTATTCTCTAATGAAAAAAGATCTTTCAGTCATGACAAATAGCTGTGATTAGCTTTTCCAGTTTAAAGACACTGAACATGTTTGGTCCTCACAGAGGGCAGTCTGAGATTCACCAAGATTGTTATGAACCCTTTGTGATGCAGCATCTACCGCTGGGTCACGCGGACGCAGACATGTCACACGaatcacatttttattatttcttaccAAAAGTCCCCCAAATTACATGTCAGTGTGAAGAATTATGTGCAAAGAAAGAACAAGTTGTAACTCTTTCAAAGCCGTGAAGGTAAAATACCACATATATCCCCCTGTAAGCCCAGACTTTGGTGAGGGGCACCTTTCCAAACAGGGACAATTGATCTGCAGGGTGCCAATTATAGTGATTGGCACCTTTATTTGAGCGAGGAAGAAGCGAGAGGGCCAGCAGAAAGAAGACCAGATGGGTGGGCTGTTTTAGAGAGGGGCTGGGAGGAGGGGAGGGCAGAGCGGGGCGGGGATGGAGAGTAACTGCGGGGGAAGAAACTTTGGTGGTAAACAGCTTCCAGGGAGGAGCAACAAGGCTGAACTTGTTGGGTTTTTAATGGCGTTTTTAATTGGTGCAATTTTATCAGCAGCTATTTAAAGGATAATTATTGTTGCATTTAACTTTATttgcctgaaaaaaaaaaaaaaaacatggttgGAAAAATACAAATCAGTATTttactaaaaataaatagaacAAAAACTATTATCAAACATTGTCACAGCCATTGTATTAAAGGTAAAATACAACACCCGTTTTACTAGGTGCTGATATGCAGCTGTAAATTTGGTGACGTTGTGCAACTTTGTAGGAAATTTGTGGAAAATTAAGACAATTTTCAATCTGTCAGTTTGACTCATAACAATTAATAAGCAGCTTATTTTAGTTTGTGCAGTGGCAACTTAACTGAGCCAATAATGCCTGTAATAGTAATCAATAATTAGTAATTAAAGCGCAACAGTTAAAACGAATAATCACTGAACAGTGACAGAATTATAGTAAAAAGAATCAGTGAACAAactttgtaatttttttcatacttttcttactttaattatttttaaataatacatttgaaaatttgaagattttaagaaaataacagcagaaaaacatttaaacatcaaAGGCAAAGTAGCACAAAAGCTTTGTAAGGTAGATGAGGTGTGTAAATGACACAGTTTTAAACAGTAgtgcatttttacatttttaaaaaccagATAATCTTTTATTTGGTtacttttaaactttattttcacCGTGATGTTTGAGGAGTTCGCTTATTGTTTCACTGAATTTTCACTTCAGACACTTAAGAAATGATGGGTGtgtttattttggtttatttattttgttttagctctgtgttttgtagttttatttttattttttaataagttttgattttatttgttttgtgagtttttgttttcagtgcaatttgcttgtttcagttttatttttgttagctTACGGTTTAGTCTTTCTAATTATGATTATATGGAGAGACTTTATCAGTGGAAATATTTAGGCAAAGCAGAGTGGATGTTACAATACAAACACAGCTCTTTACAAAGGCAGCTGGCTCACAGTTATGTAAACATGCTGGCCTCAGTAAAGACTGGTTACACCGACAAATTTTACCAAaccaattaaaaataattaaaactaagaagatttcatttgtaattttgcttttttttgttttgttttgttttgtaagttCACAAAGTTCTGttggttttctgtctttcttttttttaaaagtttattctttattttttttctgtcaactaaaatgttgtttttttctacaCATCTAGTTTTACTTATTAATTTAGCTGTAGTCAAACCTTGGCTGTGATACTGAAGCTCTGCTTCTGCACAGATTGATGTTTaaaaaagtgcttcacagagtaatttcacatttttctgttaaatGAATAACCTTAAcatcacaaacagaaaaaaacccataacATATTATTTCAAATCAATATTTAATGCGCTGCATTATACAACCTAAGTACTCTTATAAGCTTAAAGCAATATCTGTTATCAACTACACTGGTTTATCTATGTGTAGGAAATAAAGTtgtatatttagactgcttgtATGAGACCATTCTAGACTATAGAATCTAGAATAGATTCTATAATCTAGACTAATTAGATTGACATCTGAATATATAAGGGGGAGCACTATATATAGCATAATGAAAGTTTTGTTGATCTTACTGTCATTAAATTTGTCATACATAGCTTTTATAATATATAAAAGAGGCATAAAGGTtacaaatagtttattttagCCCATAAGAGGACTTTTTTATATATGACAAACATAAGTACTTCCAGTAGTCTGAGTTGTATCCGTGTAATAATTTTAGTTTCTCAGCTCCTGGTAATGTAGGAGTAGTtcgtagaaaaaaaacattgaggTAAGTTTCTAATGAAAACTAGAGTTTGGTGGAGTGATGAACTTTTTTTCAAACACCAG
The sequence above is a segment of the Oreochromis aureus strain Israel breed Guangdong linkage group 3, ZZ_aureus, whole genome shotgun sequence genome. Coding sequences within it:
- the vax2 gene encoding ventral anterior homeobox 2, whose translation is MFDQATTMGDGNHRCGPNPLCPDRMETKCRSEIGNRSPVQSSTDTPGTSASTPTSSSEDGHDKLLGVDPDYCRRILVRDAKGTIREIVLPKGLDLDRPKRTRTSFTAEQLYRLELEFQRCQYVVGRERTELARQLNLSETQVKVWFQNRRTKQKKDTTKDSDKRSSSTSESLATCNILRLLEQGRLLSGPAPPPPNSLLGPPSHPANGSLLSSPGGGSSTSPGISSSTPPSSLPGGTFGLSLPSLGGTPPSPRLGVPPPHPLCFSMPLLGSAHHELSSSYGCGSSAFEPYMRLDRKEADLGGKKTVS